In Populus nigra chromosome 10, ddPopNigr1.1, whole genome shotgun sequence, the following proteins share a genomic window:
- the LOC133705765 gene encoding stemmadenine O-acetyltransferase-like, giving the protein MVRIDTEIVSREIIKPSSPIVQHKKPYKLSLLDQLTPTTYSSIIFFYPNMNDVNSNSITKTRTDHLKKSLSETLNIYYPLSGRVKDNLFIDSFNEGVPSIEAQVNCCLFDFLKHFEIESLNHFLPFQPYSKEDMNAPLMSIQVSRFTCGGMAVGFAASHKLVDGATFKAFLTALTFISRGDCNDVKQPDFEQASLLFPPRNSLPLNHLSLMETLWFTEGNYITRRFVFNPKAIAMLRAKAKAGRPDAKPTRIQTLTCFIWKCCMAASKAISGSPKPSILVEAVDLRSRTNPPISDTSTGNVFWWATALVNPMGTKTELPELVYILNEATALYDSDYTQTLQGEEGFKTMSEYCNQLEELFSLEKPDIFAITSWCHSGFTKTNFGWGEPIWAGHMGKAGSAFKNLTMFIETKDGKGIEAWVTLDEERMTILERDPEFLAFASPNPKIYPLNIISVL; this is encoded by the coding sequence ATGGTGAGGATAGATACTGAGATTGTTTCAAGAGAAATCATCAAACCATCTTCACCAATAGTTCAGCATAAAAAACCCTACAAACTATCCCTTTTAGACCAGCTTACTCCCACAACTTACTCCTCCATTATTTTCTTCTATCCAAATATGAACGATGTCAATTCCAATAGTATCACAAAAACCAGAACTGATCACTTAAAGAAATCTCTCTCAGAGACTCTTAATATCTACTACCCTTTATCTGGAAGGGTAAAGGATAACCTGTTCATTGATTCTTTCAATGAAGGAGTTCCATCCATTGAAGCCCAAGTTAATTGTTGCCTGTTCGATTTCCTTAAACACTTTGAGATTGAGTCGTTGAACCATTTCCTTCCCTTCCAACCCTATTCCAAGGAAGACATGAATGCACCTTTGATGTCAATACAAGTTAGCAGGTTTACTTGTGGAGGAATGGCAGTGGGTTTTGCTGCTTCACACAAGCTCGTGGACGGAGCAACATTTAAGGCTTTCCTTACAGCTTTGACTTTTATATCCCGAGGTGATTGCAATGATGTTAAACAACCTGATTTCGAACAGGCATCGCTCCTTTTTCCACCCAGAAATTCACTTCCACTAAACCATCTATCACTAATGGAAACCTTGTGGTTCACGGAAGGAAATTACATTACAAGAAGGTTTGTCTTTAATCCAAAAGCGATAGCCATGTTAAGGGCCAAGGCCAAAGCTGGCAGGCCTGATGCTAAGCCAACTAGAATTCAAACGTTGACGTGTTTCATTTGGAAATGTTGTATGGCCGCTTCAAAGGCCATATCAGGTTCACCAAAACCATCCATTTTGGTTGAAGCGGTCGATCTGCGGTCGCGAACAAATCCGCCCATCTCTGACACTTCCACTGGGAATGTCTTTTGGTGGGCAACTGCACTTGTTAACCCCATGGGCACAAAAACAGAGTTGCCTGAATTGGTTTACATATTGAATGAAGCCACTGCACTCTATGATAGTGATTACACACAAACCCTTCAAGGTGAAGAAGGGTTTAAAACCATGTCTGAATACTGTAACCAGCTAGAAGAGTTATTTTCACTTGAAAAGCCAGATATATTTGCAATTACTAGCTGGTGTCATTCTGGTTTCACAAAGACCAACTTTGGATGGGGAGAGCCCATCTGGGCTGGTCACATGGGAAAGGCCGGCTCTGCTTTCAAAAATCTCACCATGTTCATTGAAACCAAAGATGGTAAAGGCATTGAGGCATGGGTCACCTTAGATGAGGAAAGAATGACCATCCTGGAACGTGATCCTGAGTTCCTGGCTTTTGCATCTCCAAATCCCAAGATTTATCCCCTCAATATCATCTCTGTGTTATAA
- the LOC133704776 gene encoding stemmadenine O-acetyltransferase-like: MKMEVHIVSREVIKPSSPTVQHKKPYKLSLLDQLTPATYSTVIFFYHMYDVNSDDITRTRIDHCKKSLSETLNIFYHLSGRVRGNLFIDSFNEGVPYFEAQVNCRMSDFLKHNEIESLNRLLPCQPFTKEDVEAPPIALQMNVFTCGGMAVAGAASHKIVDGATSKALFSTWASITRGDCNSIKQPDLEQASLFFPPRNSIPQNHISLMETLWFTEGNYITRRFVFSTKAIATLRAMATAGKPDAKTSRIQALTCFIWKSFMAASRAISGSPKPSILVEAVDLRSRTKPPMSYDSTGNAFWWATALVNPMGTKTELPELADILNGVTALFDSDYTETLQGEDGFETMTEYCNQLEELFSLEKPDIFAFTCWSYFGFTQTNFGWGEPIWVGLMGKVGPAFRNLTVLIETGDRKGIEAWVTLDEERMTLLERDPEFLAFASPDPKISSL; the protein is encoded by the coding sequence ATGAAGATGGAAGTTCACATCGTTTCAAGAGAAGTCATCAAACCATCTTCACCAACAGTTCAGCATAAGAAACCCTACAAACTCTCCCTTTTAGATCAGCTCACTCCCGCAACTTATTCAACAGTTATTTTCTTCTACCACATGTACGATGTCAACTCCGATGATATCACAAGAACCAGAATTGATCACTGCAAGAAATCTCTCTCAGAGACCCTCAATATCTTCTACCATTTATCTGGAAGGGTAAGGGGTAACCTTTTCATTGATTCTTTCAATGAAGGTGTTCCGTACTTTGAAGCCCAAGTTAATTGCCGCATGTCCGATTTCTTGAAACACAATGAAATTGAGTCGTTGAATCGCTTACTTCCATGCCAACCCTTTACCAAGGAAGATGTGGAAGCACCTCCAATAGCACTTCAAATGAACGTGTTTACTTGTGGAGGAATGGCGGTAGCCGGTGCTGCTTCGCACAAGATCGTGGATGGAGCAACAAGCAAGGCTCTCTTCTCGACTTGGGCATCTATAACTCGAGGAGATTGCAATAGTATTAAACAACCTGATCTCGAACAGGCATCACTCTTTTTTCCACCAAGAAATTCAATTCCACAGAACCATATATCTCTAATGGAAACCTTGTGGTTCACAGAAGGAAATTACATTACAAGAAGATTTGTATTTAGTACCAAAGCGATAGCCACGTTAAGGGCTATGGCCACAGCTGGCAAGCCTGACGCAAAGACATCAAGAATTCAAGCGTTGACATGTTTCATTTGGAAATCTTTTATGGCTGCTTCAAGGGCAATATCAGGTTCACCAAAACCATCCATTTTGGTTGAAGCAGTCGATCTCCGGTCTCGAACAAAGCCACCCATGTCTTATGATTCCACTGGGAATGCCTTCTGGTGGGCAACCGCGCTTGTTAACCCCATGGGAACAAAGACAGAGTTGCCTGAATTAGCGGACATATTGAATGGGGTCACTGCACTCTTTGATAGTGATTACACAGAAACTCTACAAGGTGAAGATGGGTTTGAAACAATGACTGAATACTGTAACCAGCTCGAAGAGTTATTTTCTCTCGAAAAGCCGGATATATTTGCGTTTACTTGTTGGTCTTATTTTGGTTTCACTCAGACCAACTTTGGATGGGGAGAGCCCATTTGGGTTGGTCTCATGGGAAAAGTTGGCCCTGCATTCAGAAATCTCACTGTTCTTATTGAAACCGGAGATAGAAAAGGGATCGAGGCATGGGTCACCTTAGATGAGGAAAGAATGACTCTACTGGAACGTGATCCTGAATTCCTGGCTTTTGCATCTCCAGATCCCAAGATTTCAAGCCTTTGA